A window of the Mycobacteriales bacterium genome harbors these coding sequences:
- a CDS encoding DoxX family protein — translation VVPAATGIAPILTPIAAVGLALVMAAAVVVHVRRKEQFVPPLVLGVLSLVLAILRFGPYPS, via the coding sequence GGTCGTGCCGGCCGCGACCGGGATCGCGCCCATCCTCACCCCGATCGCCGCGGTGGGGCTCGCCCTGGTGATGGCGGCCGCGGTGGTGGTGCACGTGCGGCGCAAGGAGCAGTTCGTGCCGCCGCTGGTCCTCGGCGTGTTGTCGCTGGTCCTGGCGATCCTGCGGTTCGGTCC